In Aquimarina sp. TRL1, a single window of DNA contains:
- a CDS encoding DUF4381 domain-containing protein — translation MMQIRKKTEDTYNKSYLILALVVFLLGLGKHQSYGQVKTSINATSIKIGEELKYTLKVEVDTTAVVVFPEGATFSPLEVIESYAIDSTKKDGKLQLLKEYGLTQFDSGHYTIPQQHIRLGDKIILTDSLKVEVRDVPVDTTKQKMYAIKPLVEVESKADYSGILPVVLMIIGGVLLIAVIVFLLLRKRKKKIAKEKELPPYERAIQTLQEIDQSGLLAKDSHKEYYSKLSDTARKYIDEEIYDHAMESTTDELITRLESEIASGSLTLDIETVKELENVLKTADMAKFAKSKPDLGIAKADRTVIEQIIHKTKEAIPEPTEEELLADETYRQQVAIKQRNKNIVIGSVATVALVTIMIVVLGLVRGFGVLKDDIFGHPTKELAEKQWITSEYGAPAVTISTPEVLIRNTYQLTEEQKQILKGNESFTYGSLLDNFYIVISGVKFKKDTEVDLKKAVEGVVGSFEAQGAKNITVKDDEYKTLAGAEGIKIFGTLEVENPVLKETLKKEYVMLNFAEGGGFQQITVVYNQEDRYAKEVADRIVNSVELKSTK, via the coding sequence ATGATGCAGATACGGAAAAAAACAGAAGATACATACAATAAAAGCTACCTGATACTCGCTTTAGTTGTCTTTTTATTGGGGCTGGGAAAGCATCAAAGTTATGGGCAGGTAAAAACAAGTATCAATGCAACTTCTATAAAAATAGGTGAAGAGTTGAAGTATACTCTTAAGGTAGAGGTAGATACAACAGCAGTAGTAGTGTTTCCTGAAGGAGCTACTTTTTCTCCTTTAGAAGTTATTGAATCATATGCGATAGACAGCACAAAGAAAGATGGAAAGTTACAGTTATTGAAAGAATATGGTTTGACTCAATTTGATTCTGGTCATTATACGATTCCTCAACAGCACATTCGGTTAGGGGATAAAATAATACTGACAGATTCCTTAAAGGTTGAAGTGCGTGATGTACCGGTAGATACTACTAAGCAAAAAATGTATGCGATCAAACCTTTGGTTGAGGTAGAATCTAAAGCAGATTATTCTGGGATATTACCAGTGGTTTTGATGATTATAGGAGGGGTACTGCTGATAGCTGTTATAGTATTTTTGTTACTGAGAAAACGCAAGAAGAAGATCGCAAAAGAAAAAGAATTACCACCCTATGAGAGAGCTATCCAAACCCTTCAGGAGATTGATCAATCGGGATTATTAGCAAAGGATTCTCATAAAGAATATTATTCTAAGTTGAGTGATACCGCGAGAAAATATATAGATGAAGAGATATATGATCATGCGATGGAGAGTACAACGGATGAGCTGATTACACGATTAGAATCAGAGATTGCTTCCGGGAGTTTGACACTGGATATCGAAACAGTAAAGGAGTTGGAAAACGTTTTGAAAACAGCAGATATGGCTAAGTTTGCAAAATCAAAACCAGATTTAGGGATTGCCAAAGCTGACCGAACAGTGATTGAGCAAATCATTCATAAGACTAAGGAGGCTATTCCAGAACCAACCGAAGAAGAACTGTTAGCAGATGAAACATATCGTCAACAAGTAGCGATAAAACAACGGAATAAAAATATTGTCATCGGTAGTGTTGCTACAGTAGCATTGGTAACAATTATGATTGTCGTACTGGGATTAGTAAGAGGTTTTGGAGTACTTAAAGATGATATATTCGGGCATCCAACCAAAGAATTGGCAGAAAAACAGTGGATAACAAGTGAATATGGAGCGCCAGCTGTAACTATTTCTACTCCAGAAGTATTGATCAGAAACACATATCAGTTGACAGAAGAGCAAAAACAGATCCTGAAAGGGAATGAGAGTTTTACTTATGGAAGTTTGTTGGATAACTTTTATATCGTCATTTCTGGAGTAAAGTTCAAGAAGGATACAGAAGTTGATCTGAAAAAAGCAGTAGAAGGAGTTGTAGGTTCTTTTGAAGCTCAGGGAGCAAAAAATATTACCGTTAAAGATGACGAATACAAGACATTGGCAGGAGCAGAAGGAATTAAGATTTTCGGAACATTGGAGGTAGAGAATCCGGTATTAAAAGAAACGCTAAAGAAAGAATATGTTATGCTAAACTTTGCAGAAGGAGGAGGGTTTCAGCAGATAACAGTAGTTTATAATCAGGAGGACCGATATGCGAAGGAGGTAGCCGACCGAATAGTAAACTCTGTAGAATTAAAAAGCACCAAATAA
- a CDS encoding VWA domain-containing protein: MFENFTFENPQFFWLFLLLPGVIAWYFWKRNKQQAVLKISSVKGFKAETSVLAKIKPVLFLLRILSLALLIIALARPRTVDVSSRTKTTKGIDIVMAIDVSGSMLAKDLRPNRLEALKKVAADFIKGRPSDRIGLVVYAGESYTKTPITSDKTIVLGALKDIRYNNVLENGTAIGMGLATAVNRLKDSKAKSKVVILLTDGSNNSGFIDPKIASELAVEYGIKTYTIGIGTNGMALAPVAIRPNGSFQYGNVQVEIDEKLLKEIAKVTKGKYFRATNNSKLKEIYQEIDKLEKTDIEEFKFYNYEEKFRMLVLLAGLFLLLEILLRYTVFRSFV, from the coding sequence ATGTTTGAAAATTTCACATTCGAGAACCCACAGTTTTTTTGGTTGTTTTTATTGCTGCCAGGGGTAATTGCCTGGTATTTTTGGAAAAGAAATAAACAACAGGCGGTACTGAAAATTTCCAGTGTCAAAGGATTCAAAGCAGAAACCTCTGTATTAGCTAAAATAAAGCCAGTGTTGTTTTTACTTAGAATACTTTCTCTGGCATTGCTGATCATTGCATTGGCACGCCCAAGAACGGTAGATGTTTCTTCGAGAACTAAAACTACAAAAGGAATTGATATTGTGATGGCAATAGATGTATCTGGTAGTATGTTGGCAAAGGATTTGCGACCTAATCGTTTAGAAGCTTTAAAAAAGGTAGCTGCTGATTTTATAAAAGGTCGCCCAAGTGATCGTATTGGATTAGTAGTATATGCAGGAGAGAGTTATACCAAAACTCCGATTACTAGCGATAAGACTATTGTTTTAGGAGCGCTTAAGGATATTAGGTATAACAATGTTCTGGAGAATGGAACAGCTATTGGAATGGGGCTGGCAACAGCTGTTAATAGATTAAAAGATAGTAAGGCAAAAAGCAAAGTGGTTATTTTGCTTACGGATGGTTCTAATAACTCAGGATTTATTGACCCTAAGATAGCCTCGGAACTTGCAGTAGAATATGGAATAAAAACATATACAATAGGAATAGGTACCAATGGAATGGCATTGGCTCCAGTAGCAATACGCCCTAATGGCTCGTTTCAATATGGAAATGTACAAGTAGAAATAGACGAAAAGCTATTAAAGGAAATAGCAAAGGTGACCAAAGGAAAATATTTTAGAGCAACTAATAATTCAAAACTAAAAGAAATATATCAGGAAATAGACAAACTAGAAAAAACCGATATAGAGGAATTTAAATTCTATAACTATGAAGAAAAATTCAGAATGTTAGTTTTGCTTGCCGGTTTGTTTTTGTTGTTGGAGATCTTGTTGAGGTATACGGTTTTTAGAAGTTTTGTCTGA
- a CDS encoding VWA domain-containing protein — translation MYVLEEKIYFWLLLVIPIIVLLFVGVLVWKNTTQKKFAEKHLLKRLSPDQSVLKSILKVTVACLAIAFMIIALVNPKMGTKLETVKREGVDVVFAIDVSKSMLAEDIAPNRLDKAKQLVTQIVNNLASDRVGIIAYAGSAFPQLPITTDYASAKMFLQSMNTDILSSQGTAINEAIQLAKTYYNDEEQTNRVLFIISDGEDHEGNVGAIAKDAAAEGIRIFTIGVGSAKGGPIPIKRNGVVQNYKKNNQGETVITRLDKNTLQEIADQANGEYIDGRSTNKVIEKVTSLLHNMDKKEFETKQYADFKDQFQWFLGIALFLLILDVFLLERKTAWLKKLNLFNER, via the coding sequence ATGTATGTACTGGAAGAAAAGATATATTTTTGGCTGTTGTTGGTGATTCCCATCATTGTACTTCTGTTTGTAGGAGTATTAGTTTGGAAGAATACCACTCAGAAAAAATTTGCAGAGAAACATTTGCTAAAAAGATTAAGTCCGGATCAATCTGTACTGAAGTCTATTCTCAAAGTAACTGTTGCTTGTCTGGCAATTGCTTTTATGATTATAGCGTTGGTTAATCCTAAGATGGGAACCAAACTAGAAACTGTAAAAAGAGAAGGGGTGGATGTTGTATTTGCTATTGATGTTTCTAAAAGTATGTTGGCAGAGGATATCGCTCCTAACCGATTGGATAAGGCAAAGCAGCTAGTAACTCAAATCGTGAATAATCTGGCGAGCGATCGGGTAGGAATTATAGCTTATGCAGGAAGTGCATTTCCTCAGTTACCCATTACTACAGATTATGCTTCTGCAAAAATGTTTTTGCAGTCAATGAATACGGATATTTTATCATCACAGGGAACGGCTATTAATGAAGCAATACAACTGGCAAAAACATATTATAATGATGAAGAGCAAACAAATAGGGTGTTATTTATTATTAGTGATGGAGAAGATCATGAAGGAAATGTAGGAGCGATAGCTAAAGATGCAGCAGCAGAAGGAATTCGTATTTTTACCATTGGGGTTGGATCAGCAAAAGGAGGTCCTATTCCTATTAAGAGAAATGGGGTAGTTCAGAACTATAAAAAGAACAATCAGGGAGAAACGGTAATCACCAGACTGGATAAAAATACCTTGCAGGAGATTGCCGATCAGGCAAATGGGGAGTACATCGATGGGAGAAGTACGAATAAGGTGATTGAAAAAGTAACATCTCTATTACATAATATGGATAAAAAAGAGTTTGAAACCAAACAATATGCAGACTTCAAAGATCAGTTCCAATGGTTTCTGGGGATCGCCCTATTTTTATTAATTTTAGATGTTTTTTTATTAGAAAGAAAAACAGCCTGGTTAAAGAAATTAAACTTGTTTAATGAGCGATAG